The following proteins come from a genomic window of Macrobrachium nipponense isolate FS-2020 chromosome 18, ASM1510439v2, whole genome shotgun sequence:
- the LOC135196525 gene encoding zinc finger BED domain-containing protein 5-like, with product MLGKKKGLKAKVHNVAPHIRFTHCIIHREALACKAIVPELKTVFDTAVKIVNYIKSRPLNARLFASLCKDMGSDHEALLLHTESRWLSRGKVSTRLYQLRDEVLLFLLESGSEFSVFMTDSNWLGKLVYLSCIFDKLNELNLSIQGPNTNTLSLFNKINAFSKALERWISRTEEGHMEMFPELEEFGEENELCLDNLKAIIVNHLRNLLNHSKKYFLEESDLEQYDWMRMPFTAPGNHLSSDLGEALLELSSDGTLRLKFGSTTLNEFWISVSEEYSGLSKAVLNILTPHQHISRINTDLD from the coding sequence ATGTTAGGTAAAAAGAAAGGACTAAAAGCAAAGGTACATAATGTGGCTCCTCATATACGTTTTACTCACTGTATTATTCATCGAGAAGCTCTCGCTTGCAAAGCCATTGTTCCCGAACTTAAAACTGTTTTCGATACAGCTGTCAAAATCGTCAACTACATAAAATCCCGCCCTTTGAATGCCAGGTTATTTGCTTCACTGTGCAAAGACATGGGCTCAGACCATGAAGCATTGTTGCTTCACACTGAAAGCAGATGGCTCTCCAGGGGAAAAGTTTCCACACGGCTCTATCAGCTGAGAGATGAGGTCCTCCTATTCCTTCTGGAATCAGGCTCTGAATTTAGTGTATTCATGACTGATAGTAACTGGTTAGGAAAGCTAGTGTATTTATCATGTATTTTTGATAAACTTAATGAGTTAAATCTTTCCATACAAGGCCCAAACACAAATACATTGTCATTGTTCAACAAGATAAATGCATTCTCAAAGGCGCTTGAGCGATGGATTTCACGAACTGAAGAGGGTCACATGGAAATGTTTCCTGAACTTGAAGAGTTTGGAGAGGAAAATGAGTTATGTCTGGATAATTTGAAAGCAATAATAGTTAATCATCTTCGAAATCTTCTTAATCACTCCAAGAAATACTTTTTAGAAGAGTCAGATCTAGAACAGTATGATTGGATGCGAATGCCATTCACTGCTCCTGGAAATCATTTATCATCTGACCTCGGGGAAGCACTGCTTGAATTATCTTCTGATGGAACCTTACGACTCAAGTTTGGGTCAACAACATTGAACGAGTTTTGGATATCGGTATCGGAGGAATATTCTGGTTTATCAAAGGCAGTACTGAATATCTTAACACCGCATCAACATATATCAAGAATAAATACCGATCTTGATTGA
- the LOC135196526 gene encoding zinc finger BED domain-containing protein 5-like produces MDRWVIRKVDVKETSDINQETEEVDNNVVTTPCQSDMKRSVVEPSSSGQPQPKRRKYQEDFIQYGFVCHVVNDVHHRQCVICLEVLANESLRPAKMKRHLQCKHQSLKNKPIDRFFPTQENGVTRTKASDNKKMLHCLSKLKWHHMRLHILLLRKKKKTHTIGEELIKPAALAMCRAIHGGKMARELESIPLSNNTVGRRIHETASDILIQLMERVKNVNYALQ; encoded by the coding sequence ATGGATCGCTGGGTAATTCGAAAAGTGGACGTAAAAGAAACTTCAGATATAAATCAAGAGACCGAAGAAGTGGATAATAATGTAGTTACAACACCGTGTCAGTCAGATATGAAAAGGAGTGTTGTTGAACCAAGCAGCAGCGGTCAACCACAGCCAAAACGGCGAAAGTACCAAGAAGATTTTATTCAGTATGGCTTTGTATGCCATGTTGTTAATGACGTTCATCATCGTCAGTGTGTTATATGTTTGGAAGTGTTGGCTAATGAAAGCTTACGGCcagcaaaaatgaaaagacaCCTGCAGTGCAAGCACCagtcattaaaaaataaaccaatagATAGATTTTTTCCGACGCAAGAAAATGGAGTTACAAGGACAAAAGCAAGTGATAACAAAAAAATGTTGCATTGCCTGTCAAAGCTCAAATGGCATCATATGAGGTTGCATATCTTattgctcagaaaaaaaaaaaaaacacacacaataggGGAAGAGCTTATCAAACCTGCTGCACTGGCAATGTGTAGAGCTATTCATGGAGGAAAGATGGCTCGCGAACTTGAATCCATACCCCTGTCAAACAATACGGTTGGGAGGCGAATTCATGAGACTGCAAGTGACATACTGATTCAGTTGATGGAGAGAGTTAAGAATGTAAATTATGCTTTACAATGA